In one window of Zingiber officinale cultivar Zhangliang chromosome 11A, Zo_v1.1, whole genome shotgun sequence DNA:
- the LOC122032349 gene encoding tobamovirus multiplication protein 1-like: MRISLASVPPDTGVGEAIRFFAGEGSVGNVMTWWEDVDGSVKGQRDVFYALCASYALVSLVALIQLIRIQLRVPGTGWTTQKVFHLMNFVVSGLRAVLFGLYQDVFLIKSKALEMALLDLPSLLFFSTYTLLVLFWAEIYYQARNLPINNLRRSYLIINGAVYIIQICIWAYVQISRKPVLMEVAKLFLSVVSFLAALAFLIYGGRLFIMLRRFPIESKGRQKKLNEVGSVTAICCTCFLIRCFVVSLSVFDHDADLDVLDHPVFNFIYYMLVEIFPCALVLFILRKLPPKRFSGAYNPIN; the protein is encoded by the exons ATGAGGATAAGCCTAGCCTCTGTTCCGCCGGATACGGGAGTCGGAGAGGCGATCCGGTTCTTCGCCGGTGAAGGCTCAGTGgggaatgtcatgacatggtggGAAGATGTCGACGGCTCGGTGAAGGGGCAGCGGGATGTCTTCTACGCGCTCTGCGCTTCCTACGCCCTTGTTAGCCTCGTCGCTCTG ATACAACTAATAAGGATTCAGTTGAGAGTACCAGGGACTGGATGGACGACTCAGAAAGTCTTCCACCTCATGAATTTTGTTGTGAGTGGAT TGCGGGCAGTTCTATTTGGTCTCTACCAAGATGTGTTTCTTATCAAATCTAAG GCTCTTGAAATGGCACTTCTAGACCTTCCCAGCCTGTTGTTTTTTTCAACTTACACTTTACTCGTGCTGTTTTGGGCAGAGATATACTATCAG GCTAGAAACCTTCCAATTAATAACCTTAGACGTTCATATCTGATAATAAATGGCGCTGTGTACATAATACAG ATCTGCATTTGGGCATATGTACAAATAAGTCGCAAGCCAGTGTTGATGGAAGTTGCTAAACTCTTCTTATCAG TTGTTTCTTTCCTTGCTGCTCTTGCATTTCTAATTTACGGTGGAAG GTTATTCATTATGCTGAGACGCTTCCCAATTGAATCCAAGGGTCGTCAAAAGAAGTTGAATGAG GTTGGGTCCGTTACAGCAATATGTTGCACATGTTTCTTGATAAGATGCTTTGTG GTTTCTCTTTCTGTGTTTGACCATGATGCTGACCTTGATGTCCTCGATCATCCCGTCTTCAACTTCATCTATTACATG TTGGTTGAGATTTTCCCATGTGCTCTTGTTCTTTTTATCCTCCGGAAGCTCCCCCCAAAGCGATTTTCTGGTGCTTACAATCCTATAAACTGA